From uncultured Methanobrevibacter sp., a single genomic window includes:
- a CDS encoding indolepyruvate oxidoreductase subunit beta has product MASNDNNNYSIYISGVGGQGIIKTSVIIGEAAMLEGYDVVMSEIHGMSQRGGSVSTELKIGNFKSSIVEESKADLILAFEPIEVLRGLNKANKDTTLIFNTFPIVPSTLTQTGETYPEIDDIIANLKDNFKSVYPLEANGLAKDAGSILSLNMVLLGACVANDDFPLSKETVETAMKNNLAPKFHEMNLKAIENGYNAIKDLL; this is encoded by the coding sequence ATGGCGAGTAATGATAATAACAATTACAGTATTTACATTTCTGGTGTAGGTGGTCAAGGAATTATTAAGACATCTGTAATCATTGGAGAAGCTGCAATGCTTGAAGGTTATGATGTTGTAATGAGCGAGATTCATGGGATGAGTCAAAGAGGAGGATCCGTGTCAACTGAACTTAAGATAGGTAATTTCAAATCCTCAATTGTAGAGGAATCCAAGGCAGACCTGATTCTTGCTTTTGAACCTATTGAAGTCTTAAGAGGATTGAATAAGGCAAACAAGGACACAACCTTAATATTCAATACTTTCCCTATTGTGCCTTCAACATTGACTCAAACTGGAGAGACCTATCCTGAAATTGATGATATAATAGCTAATTTAAAAGATAATTTCAAATCTGTTTATCCGTTAGAAGCAAATGGTTTGGCTAAGGATGCAGGCAGTATCTTATCTTTAAATATGGTGCTTTTAGGTGCATGTGTTGCAAATGATGATTTCCCACTTTCTAAGGAAACCGTTGAAACTGCAATGAAAAACAATTTAGCTCCTAAATTCCATGAAATGAATTTAAAAGCTATTGAAAACGGTTATAATGCAATTAAAGATTTATTATAA
- a CDS encoding zinc ribbon domain-containing protein, producing the protein MNGGVRIETNNIRYFYRNIVKSGKKYRIKYNNKDYGEFSKLSDALYERDCLFYCKFDYDLLVECDLPNKYENMDLPPFPESRPRGRIEGNLKFKKDLEGEIVFNHKERKFCVIRGEENYGQYDSMVEAYFVKKTLMEHDWDRACLIQNRKIREDIFLNQKVKSTKPELPKYCPQCGNRVKEEDTICKICGIKLHGK; encoded by the coding sequence TTGAATGGAGGTGTTAGGATAGAGACTAATAATATAAGATATTTTTACAGAAATATTGTAAAGTCCGGTAAGAAATATCGTATTAAATACAATAACAAAGATTATGGCGAATTCAGTAAACTATCCGACGCTCTCTATGAAAGGGATTGCCTGTTTTACTGCAAGTTTGACTATGATCTTCTTGTGGAATGCGACTTGCCGAACAAGTATGAGAATATGGATCTTCCCCCATTTCCAGAAAGCCGTCCGAGGGGACGTATTGAAGGAAACCTGAAATTCAAAAAAGATTTGGAAGGGGAAATCGTATTCAACCATAAGGAACGTAAGTTCTGTGTAATAAGAGGGGAAGAGAATTACGGTCAATATGACAGTATGGTTGAAGCTTATTTTGTTAAGAAGACACTGATGGAACATGATTGGGATAGAGCTTGCCTTATTCAAAACAGGAAAATCAGAGAAGATATTTTCCTTAATCAGAAAGTCAAGTCAACCAAACCAGAGCTTCCTAAATATTGCCCTCAATGCGGGAATAGGGTTAAGGAAGAAGATACAATATGCAAAATCTGTGGTATAAAATTGCATGGAAAATAA
- a CDS encoding 2TM domain-containing protein, whose product MSESELYSRAEKRVDEKMSFYHHLYSFIAVNIILIIINVLFSRGEWWFYWVTLFWGIGLVSHYLKTFVFFEKFDEKYRDQMIEKEMEKMRK is encoded by the coding sequence ATGTCTGAAAGTGAATTATATAGTAGAGCAGAAAAAAGAGTGGATGAAAAGATGAGTTTTTATCATCATTTATACAGTTTCATTGCAGTAAACATAATTCTTATCATTATTAATGTCTTGTTTTCACGTGGTGAATGGTGGTTTTATTGGGTAACCCTTTTCTGGGGAATCGGCTTAGTATCCCATTATCTTAAGACCTTCGTTTTCTTTGAGAAATTTGATGAGAAATACAGAGATCAAATGATTGAAAAGGAAATGGAAAAGATGAGAAAATAA
- a CDS encoding LytTR family DNA-binding domain-containing protein, which translates to MKVNLFVSKDLEEPYAEIYTDALTDNIQKAMVLLENETEAETEEGMNDNSILAVKKGQDIVLLDFEDIFMIRVEEKQTKVYTENKDYLVKKPLYQIEENLDANFVRVSKATIVNLRKIKRVAPSLRGMMFIELKNGLKDNISRKYLSDFKEALDL; encoded by the coding sequence ATGAAAGTGAATTTGTTTGTTTCAAAAGATCTGGAAGAGCCTTATGCAGAAATCTATACTGATGCATTGACTGACAATATTCAAAAGGCAATGGTTCTTTTGGAGAATGAAACTGAAGCTGAAACTGAAGAAGGAATGAATGACAATTCAATATTGGCTGTTAAAAAGGGACAGGATATTGTTCTTTTGGACTTTGAAGATATCTTCATGATTAGAGTTGAGGAAAAGCAGACTAAAGTCTATACAGAAAATAAGGATTATTTGGTAAAAAAGCCTCTTTATCAGATTGAAGAGAATCTTGACGCTAATTTCGTAAGGGTCTCAAAGGCAACTATTGTCAATTTGAGAAAGATAAAAAGGGTAGCTCCTTCTTTAAGGGGAATGATGTTTATTGAGCTTAAGAACGGATTGAAGGATAACATTTCAAGAAAATACCTATCCGATTTTAAGGAAGCTCTTGACTTATGA
- a CDS encoding DUF3021 domain-containing protein, which produces MKLDLIERLSMGAFVGCFVVMLVMVLGSYIAGPENVSFSGAEIIGAFFGSIVVGWGFSLSGLIYEKEEVPFPLQVIFQMVIGMGVLFAVAVYLQWMPISLGIGPIITWVAIACIFAAVFWAGFYVYFTLQARDINKKLESFNKLF; this is translated from the coding sequence ATGAAATTGGATTTAATAGAAAGATTATCAATGGGAGCATTTGTAGGATGCTTCGTTGTAATGCTTGTAATGGTGTTGGGATCTTATATTGCAGGTCCTGAAAATGTATCATTTAGTGGTGCGGAAATAATCGGTGCATTCTTTGGATCAATAGTTGTTGGATGGGGATTTAGTTTAAGCGGACTCATTTATGAAAAGGAAGAAGTTCCATTTCCACTTCAAGTCATATTCCAAATGGTAATTGGTATGGGTGTATTGTTTGCTGTGGCAGTTTACTTGCAATGGATGCCAATCAGCTTAGGAATCGGTCCAATAATTACTTGGGTTGCAATAGCTTGCATCTTCGCTGCAGTGTTCTGGGCAGGATTTTATGTCTATTTCACTCTTCAAGCAAGGGATATAAATAAGAAATTGGAATCATTCAACAAGCTTTTTTAG
- a CDS encoding nitrogenase iron protein NifH — protein MPKQIAIYGKGGIGKSTTTSNLSAALSDLGYSVMQIGCDPKNDSTTTLRKGKSIPTVLDTVRQRSSDLDNLVHEGYNGIYCVEAGGPEPGVGCAGRGIIAAIELLNNNGIIDEYDPDIIIYDVLGDVVCGGFAMPIRKGIADQVYTVTSSDYMAIYAVNNLFKGILKYSNNGGALLGGVIGNSIKSSLQEDMIKDFTERTNSDVIQFVPRSPTVTRCELDGVTTIEGAPDSKQAEVYRELARKVINNKDKYLPTPFDNDDLSDWASGWINQLLLNRKVEIDNIQDGASGI, from the coding sequence ATGCCAAAACAAATAGCAATTTATGGAAAAGGTGGAATAGGTAAATCCACCACAACTTCAAATTTATCTGCAGCATTATCGGATTTAGGTTATAGTGTAATGCAAATAGGCTGTGACCCTAAAAACGATTCAACCACAACATTAAGAAAAGGTAAATCCATCCCTACTGTATTGGATACTGTAAGGCAAAGATCAAGCGATTTGGATAATCTTGTACATGAAGGATATAATGGAATTTACTGTGTTGAAGCGGGAGGTCCGGAACCAGGTGTTGGCTGTGCAGGAAGAGGAATTATTGCAGCTATCGAATTACTAAACAATAATGGAATCATAGATGAATATGACCCAGATATCATTATTTATGATGTATTGGGAGATGTAGTGTGCGGTGGTTTTGCAATGCCTATACGTAAAGGAATTGCAGATCAAGTGTATACTGTAACTTCATCTGATTACATGGCGATTTATGCTGTGAATAATCTATTTAAAGGAATTTTAAAATACTCCAACAATGGAGGCGCTTTACTCGGAGGAGTTATCGGAAACTCCATAAAATCATCCCTCCAAGAGGATATGATAAAAGATTTCACAGAACGGACAAACAGTGATGTAATTCAGTTTGTTCCAAGATCTCCTACAGTAACCAGATGTGAATTGGATGGAGTGACAACTATCGAAGGAGCACCTGATTCCAAACAAGCTGAAGTTTACAGAGAACTTGCTAGAAAAGTAATTAATAATAAGGACAAATACTTGCCAACCCCATTTGATAATGATGATTTATCTGATTGGGCTTCTGGTTGGATTAATCAATTATTATTAAACAGAAAAGTTGAAATAGACAATATTCAAGACGGAGCATCTGGAATTTAG
- a CDS encoding nitrogenase component 1: MSSKNTIENQSGIDTGINNFEKESVEAPRYSCALAGVYGTTLGIRGGIPILHSGAGCGVGQLFGTLYAGGESAGGNEGGTSTPCSCLVEEHVILGGEEKLRNLIESTIEIANDELFVVTSGCVPSLIGDDVDQVVDEFRDQAAIIHVNAPGFKANSPEGYNLFWDAIIDQLLPDETFETEEKTVNIFGVVPYNHVYWKGDLLTIKILLESIGIKTNIIFTEKNGLDHIKKIPQAEYNIVVNPWLGVRAVEKLEEKYGTPFIKFPNVPVGAKQTAEFLRIVGEKLSIPSETVENYIAEKEDWYYRLMEYPGDAIILVRPNSFYAVAAESSYAIAFTKFLANELGYLPDIIQITDNPPLEVREEIIREIRENLDTVVQPDIIFEADTYKIRKNLENRPFLFLFSSSIEAPTSIEDYNALHIPISYPIYNRSVLAKHYSGYDGGLTVVEDVVSGFVGPL, translated from the coding sequence TTGTCTAGCAAAAACACTATAGAAAATCAGTCAGGAATTGATACTGGAATAAATAATTTTGAAAAGGAATCAGTGGAAGCTCCAAGATATAGCTGTGCACTTGCAGGAGTCTATGGGACCACATTGGGAATTCGTGGCGGAATACCAATTCTCCACTCCGGTGCTGGATGTGGCGTAGGCCAATTATTTGGAACATTATACGCTGGAGGAGAATCTGCTGGTGGAAACGAAGGTGGAACAAGTACTCCCTGTTCTTGCCTTGTAGAAGAACATGTGATTTTAGGTGGAGAAGAAAAGCTTAGAAATTTAATCGAATCCACAATAGAAATAGCAAATGATGAATTATTTGTAGTGACTTCAGGATGTGTGCCTTCATTGATTGGTGACGATGTGGACCAAGTGGTTGATGAATTTAGAGATCAAGCAGCAATAATCCATGTAAATGCACCCGGATTTAAAGCAAACTCCCCTGAGGGGTACAATTTATTTTGGGATGCAATAATTGACCAATTATTACCTGATGAAACTTTTGAAACAGAAGAAAAAACAGTAAATATCTTTGGAGTAGTTCCATACAATCATGTTTACTGGAAAGGAGATTTATTAACCATTAAAATTTTGTTGGAATCAATTGGCATTAAAACCAATATAATATTTACGGAAAAAAATGGATTGGACCATATTAAAAAAATACCTCAAGCGGAATACAATATAGTTGTAAATCCATGGCTAGGAGTAAGAGCAGTGGAAAAGCTAGAGGAGAAATACGGCACCCCATTCATTAAATTCCCAAATGTTCCAGTTGGTGCAAAGCAAACAGCGGAATTTTTAAGAATAGTTGGTGAAAAATTATCCATACCTAGTGAAACTGTGGAGAACTACATAGCAGAAAAAGAAGACTGGTATTACAGGTTAATGGAATATCCTGGTGATGCAATTATTTTAGTGCGCCCAAATTCATTTTATGCAGTAGCTGCTGAAAGCAGTTATGCAATTGCATTTACAAAATTCTTAGCAAATGAGCTTGGTTATTTGCCGGATATTATCCAAATAACTGATAATCCACCGCTTGAAGTTAGAGAAGAAATTATAAGAGAAATTAGAGAGAATTTAGACACTGTTGTCCAACCGGATATCATATTTGAAGCAGACACTTATAAAATTAGAAAAAACTTGGAAAACAGGCCATTCCTATTCCTGTTTTCAAGTTCAATCGAAGCACCAACCTCAATAGAAGATTATAATGCTTTGCATATTCCGATTTCCTATCCAATTTATAATAGGTCAGTTCTTGCAAAACATTATAGTGGATATGACGGTGGATTGACAGTGGTGGAAGATGTAGTAAGCGGATTTGTAGGTCCTTTATAA
- a CDS encoding nitrogenase component 1 has protein sequence MVQCNGPHRGSCRKNKIKRILDLDKDTCPNREQRANGTNVYYGKASQLLQDAKEGNINIPDRKFQQSGGCVLNFYLSNRVTTIRDAVTIFNAPVGCSAGSLGYRELYRGVPESLGRTNEYNNAWLTTNLQQEDVIYGASEKLRDAILKAEERYHPQAIFILTSCTTGIIGEDIEGTVDEVQSEVNAKIVPIHCEGIRSRLVQTGYDAFWHAILKYLVKEPEKKQKDLVNVASMLSYTWQDRLEIKRLLGKLGLRVNFIPEFATVSDFEQLSEAAVTAPICPTYTDYLSRGLEQKYGVPYFLYPSPVGLSSTDEWLRNIAKYTGKEDEVEKLIEEEHKIWEPKLNAIKQEFVSLRKNGKKPTVLGSLGQGRLVSQMPYFDELGLATPAAMAQDFDDLLIDELEEIIEKSGDFQLMVNTFQAAEQANVTTNLDPDLTLTCPFQGGTWERDNNVTRIHSLRGDPEPTSAQAGYAGAVAFGNFLLHAFKNRSYHKTLSEKTEKSYKDWWYEQDNPLYYLNESK, from the coding sequence ATGGTTCAATGCAATGGACCTCATAGGGGATCATGTAGAAAAAACAAAATTAAAAGAATACTCGATTTAGATAAAGACACTTGCCCAAATAGGGAACAAAGAGCTAATGGTACTAATGTTTACTATGGAAAGGCATCTCAATTGTTACAAGATGCAAAAGAGGGGAATATAAATATCCCCGATAGGAAATTCCAACAATCAGGAGGTTGTGTATTAAACTTCTATTTATCTAACAGAGTAACAACAATCAGAGATGCTGTTACAATATTCAATGCACCTGTAGGATGTTCAGCAGGTTCACTTGGTTATCGTGAATTATATAGAGGAGTGCCAGAATCATTAGGAAGAACAAACGAATATAACAATGCTTGGTTAACTACCAATTTACAACAGGAAGATGTGATTTATGGTGCTTCAGAAAAATTAAGAGATGCAATCTTAAAAGCTGAAGAAAGGTACCATCCACAGGCAATATTCATATTGACTTCATGTACTACAGGCATTATTGGTGAAGACATTGAAGGGACTGTCGATGAAGTGCAATCAGAAGTAAATGCAAAAATCGTTCCAATTCACTGTGAAGGAATTAGAAGTAGACTTGTGCAAACCGGTTATGATGCATTTTGGCATGCAATATTAAAATATTTGGTAAAAGAGCCTGAGAAAAAACAGAAAGATCTTGTAAATGTTGCAAGCATGCTGTCATACACTTGGCAGGATAGACTTGAAATCAAAAGATTGCTTGGAAAATTAGGTTTGAGAGTGAATTTCATTCCAGAATTTGCAACTGTTTCTGATTTCGAACAATTATCCGAAGCAGCGGTTACAGCACCAATCTGTCCAACATATACTGATTACCTTTCAAGGGGATTAGAACAAAAATATGGAGTTCCATACTTCTTATACCCATCCCCTGTTGGATTATCAAGCACTGATGAATGGTTAAGAAATATTGCAAAATACACAGGAAAAGAAGATGAAGTTGAAAAATTAATCGAGGAAGAGCATAAGATTTGGGAACCGAAGCTTAATGCAATTAAACAGGAATTTGTAAGTTTAAGGAAAAATGGTAAAAAACCAACTGTATTAGGGTCATTAGGTCAAGGAAGATTAGTTTCTCAAATGCCTTACTTTGATGAATTAGGCCTTGCAACACCTGCAGCAATGGCTCAGGATTTTGATGATTTACTAATTGATGAACTTGAGGAAATCATTGAAAAGAGCGGAGACTTCCAATTGATGGTTAACACCTTCCAAGCTGCAGAACAAGCAAATGTAACAACTAATTTGGACCCTGATTTAACATTGACCTGTCCATTCCAAGGAGGTACCTGGGAAAGAGACAATAATGTTACTAGAATTCATTCATTAAGGGGAGACCCGGAACCAACAAGTGCTCAAGCAGGATATGCTGGAGCGGTTGCATTTGGTAATTTCCTGTTGCATGCATTTAAAAATAGGTCTTATCATAAAACTTTATCAGAAAAAACTGAAAAAAGTTATAAAGATTGGTGGTACGAACAGGATAATCCATTGTATTATTTAAATGAAAGCAAATGA
- a CDS encoding amidohydrolase family protein, with protein sequence MKTIANGLILKGIDLSPVKENIVIDDENNIIEISKDAKEGEIIDASNKIVCPRFINAHTHIGDSIIKDEGDGLSLDEVVKPPHGIKHLALESASDDELIEAMRESMWDMHNLGISHFIDYREGGLEGVKLLKEASKNIPITPIILGRDSSFYGEDPNYHQVKVAIRKLLKHADGIGLSGFGEIDTTVAEIICEKCESAGKISSIHVAENENNQYVSLEKTNKTEPQRAFEAGFNQVVHMTNPKNDDINLLSKSNSSLTICPRSNGALSVGIIPLFEVLKTGVNPLIGSDNIMINRPNLFREMEFTLKIMKGFSKNYIAPVEVLKMATTNVCVDSSLSSKINKSYVGEGQNAEFMIINQKSNNPYLSLINRTEVNDIVKIL encoded by the coding sequence ATGAAAACTATAGCAAATGGATTAATCCTAAAAGGCATTGATTTAAGTCCTGTAAAGGAGAACATTGTCATTGATGATGAAAATAACATCATTGAAATCTCCAAGGATGCTAAAGAAGGAGAAATCATTGATGCATCAAATAAGATTGTATGCCCAAGGTTCATCAATGCACATACACATATTGGGGATTCCATCATTAAGGATGAAGGAGATGGCTTAAGTCTTGATGAGGTTGTAAAGCCACCTCATGGAATTAAGCATCTTGCATTGGAATCTGCAAGTGATGATGAGCTCATTGAAGCCATGAGAGAGTCAATGTGGGACATGCACAATCTTGGAATCAGCCATTTCATTGATTATCGTGAAGGTGGCCTTGAAGGAGTCAAGCTTCTCAAGGAAGCATCTAAGAATATTCCAATCACTCCAATCATTCTTGGAAGAGACAGCTCATTCTATGGCGAAGACCCTAACTATCATCAAGTGAAAGTGGCTATCAGGAAGCTTCTAAAGCATGCTGATGGTATTGGATTAAGTGGTTTTGGTGAAATTGATACAACAGTTGCTGAAATAATCTGTGAAAAATGTGAATCTGCAGGAAAGATATCCTCAATCCATGTGGCTGAAAATGAAAATAACCAATATGTGTCTTTGGAAAAGACAAATAAAACCGAACCTCAAAGGGCATTTGAAGCAGGTTTCAATCAGGTTGTTCATATGACCAATCCAAAAAATGATGACATCAATCTTCTTTCCAAATCAAATAGCTCTCTCACCATTTGTCCAAGATCAAATGGTGCATTAAGTGTTGGAATAATTCCACTTTTTGAAGTGTTGAAAACTGGAGTTAATCCATTGATTGGAAGTGACAATATAATGATAAATAGGCCTAATCTTTTTAGAGAAATGGAATTTACATTAAAGATAATGAAAGGTTTCTCTAAGAATTACATAGCTCCTGTTGAAGTATTGAAAATGGCAACAACAAATGTATGTGTAGACAGTTCATTATCTTCAAAAATCAATAAATCATATGTTGGTGAAGGTCAAAATGCTGAATTCATGATCATAAATCAAAAGTCAAACAATCCATATCTAAGTTTGATAAACAGAACTGAAGTAAATGATATTGTAAAGATACTTTAA
- a CDS encoding universal stress protein translates to MSEQLYKKILLPTDGSKYSDISEKHALSIAATNNAEIIALSVIENSFSIGLPDTDTISEVNRLLKEENEKNLKKVERLRDECGVDVKIRTLVKEGSPARVILETIDEEDIDLVVMGSSGKSGIDKFLMGSVAEKVVKSAKCSVLVVH, encoded by the coding sequence ATGAGTGAACAATTATATAAAAAAATATTATTGCCAACAGATGGCTCAAAATACTCAGACATATCTGAAAAGCATGCATTATCAATTGCAGCTACAAACAATGCTGAAATAATCGCTTTAAGCGTAATTGAAAACTCTTTTTCAATAGGTCTTCCAGATACCGATACTATCTCTGAAGTGAACAGATTGCTTAAGGAAGAGAATGAAAAGAACCTTAAGAAGGTGGAAAGGCTTAGGGATGAATGTGGAGTGGATGTGAAGATTAGAACATTGGTTAAGGAAGGTTCTCCTGCAAGGGTAATTCTCGAAACCATTGATGAGGAAGACATTGACCTTGTTGTTATGGGGAGTTCAGGAAAGAGCGGAATTGACAAGTTCTTGATGGGCAGTGTAGCGGAAAAGGTCGTCAAGTCTGCAAAATGTTCTGTCTTAGTTGTTCATTGA
- a CDS encoding CatA-like O-acetyltransferase — translation MKEIEFDLENNPFINFLSSRYTMSARVNVENLWIKSKEQDLSFFVMSLGALMNALNDVPEMRRRIIDGKVIEFESLDAVCPIMDKEETVFKEIRIEGPQRFYNILKWHDYVVDYQLNVLEGVDKAFDVDTMERDKINIANFSCIPWVDFDSITNATAAGNAIQPLITWGKVNENYEMTVSITVSHIFVNGLELAKFYKNAQENFDSLL, via the coding sequence ATGAAGGAAATAGAATTTGATTTGGAAAACAACCCATTCATAAACTTCCTGTCCTCAAGGTACACCATGTCTGCAAGGGTAAATGTTGAAAACTTGTGGATTAAATCAAAGGAGCAGGATTTATCCTTTTTTGTCATGTCACTTGGAGCTTTGATGAATGCATTGAATGATGTTCCTGAGATGAGAAGAAGAATCATTGACGGCAAGGTCATTGAATTCGAATCCTTGGATGCAGTTTGCCCAATAATGGATAAAGAGGAGACAGTCTTTAAGGAAATAAGGATAGAAGGTCCTCAAAGATTCTATAACATTCTAAAATGGCATGATTATGTTGTGGATTATCAGCTTAATGTTTTGGAAGGAGTTGATAAGGCATTTGATGTGGATACAATGGAAAGGGATAAGATAAACATTGCTAATTTTTCATGCATCCCTTGGGTTGATTTCGATTCAATCACCAATGCAACTGCTGCGGGAAATGCAATCCAACCTTTAATCACTTGGGGAAAGGTCAATGAGAATTATGAGATGACTGTATCCATAACAGTTAGCCATATCTTTGTAAATGGGTTGGAACTGGCTAAGTTCTATAAGAATGCTCAAGAGAACTTTGACAGTTTGCTTTAA